CACATTGGGAAGCCTCACGGAACAGAATGCCGAGCACTATGTAATTCCGGGCTCCCCCTTTTATCAGTCTAGAGGCGATGAATGttttatattacagatataaataaaataaatgaaaatattagaGGATTTGGGAATAAGGGTCATATTTACATGAAGTACAATAGGTCACAGTCATAAATTACAGGTGTATTTTTGTGCCCCTAAAACGCAGCTGAATTGACTGAACCAACgtattgtgtttttgtattttttcttttttacacttaAATACACCATTTTCGGTGCGGTTCTTTACCTCGAACGTCGTGTTTCGTTTGAAAACACGTTCTTAAAAACCCATACGAAACGTCTTTAACATCACACGCACAATTAAAAGACACtggtaaaatacttttttttttgtttttggcagtTCGTCGGGGAAGTAGAGCCATCCGTTTTGTCCTCTTTAAAGTGTGTTCCGTACCAACCAATGGCAGACGTCTGGGGATAGAGGCGTCTCCCCAAATTGCGTGAACCCACAGGTCTTGACGATTTTCGCAGGGAACCCCCTCAATGGCGGTAGCCTTAACAGAAAAGAACAATATATTCACTTTCGGGGTATCAACCGAGGTTTACGTCGTCCAGTTCATTTGGCCGCCGTGCTTCCAACTCCAAAAGACTGATCTACCAAAAATATCTACAAATAACGAATCTCAGACGATCCCCCTTATCATTTACCCTGCCTCGAAAGCCACCAAACGTGCGCTCGTTTAAGACCCGTCTAAGACGTTACCCCTAGAAAGCTATCCTGGGCTTACGGCCCCGCCGTCGGGTTTTGGCTTTATCAAACTCGAGACAAAGGGTATCTTTACTTTTAGGACCGTTTTGTCCCCGGCTCTCCGTTTTACAGGCTTATATTAGTTGATATCGGATTCCGCAAACTCTTCCTTTATGGATTGTTTGCGCGACTTGCAGTCAGGTAAATCAAAACCAAAGTCTGCCCAGTCGTCGGCTCCGCTACGGTTGGGAATGGTGATGGTGTGCCGCACGCGGAAATGTACAGCCTCCATAACGCGCTGGCGCTGGAGCTCACCGGAGCTGCCAATGGAAATGGTGGAGGCGTTACTGCTGGAGCGGATGAGCTGCTGGGCGCCGTAGTCGTGGCTTTTGTTCAGCTCTTGGATTCCTCTCCAGATCACGGCTTTGTAGTGCTCCGGAATCTTCAGCGCTCCGAGATCCTGCAAGAACGAGACGGAAACAATAGTCAGAAGGCGTGAAATATTTTCCGAAAACTTATCGGTAACGTTAAAAGTAAAATTCCGCCGTTTAGTTGAAAATGCTAAGAACCTACCCTCGGCTCCTTTGCTACCCTTTACCTTAACGTCGGTCCCCCCACAAAGACGGAACCAATTTTGGCAACGTCGGTCCCGACAATGCACAGTTATGGTTGTGGGCATTTGAAGGGCCAAATCGTTATCACACAGAGATTACTGTAGCCTACGTAGGCATCTGTTATTGGCCTACTCTAGATAAAGGGCACCTCTACGGAAGCCCGATTTCTTCAGGAACCCCCTACGATACAGAGGATAAAGTTCACGTAGGACAGGTGCGGTCAACAGGTGGTCTCATGACACCTCACCCTTGTCTCCCAGCTCTCTGAACCTCTTGTTCAGTCTCGTTATCTGTAGGAGTGTGCGCGGTCACCTGGTGAATTCCACAACTCTTTTGCAGAATTTGGAGCAAGCGAAGGGGCGTTTTGGGATGAAAGATGGGGATGCCAAGGtcattttggtttttattttatttattttttaattcttgtAACGAATGGTTTTAGGAACACATCTTGTCGTAACCATCGGGGAAGGCCGCGCGCGCGTCCTTTGAAATGCGTCAGGTTGGCCGTCCCTGCCGTAGAAGGAACGGCCACGGTTAAGGTAAGGCGTAGGAAGGTCGGCGTCGGTTTGTAAAACGGTCCACCTTCATTATCAATTAACATGCGTTTGTTATCTGCATTTAGCGCTCACTGTAAGCTTTCCCAACGGTTAGAGCAAGATGCGTTTTGAAAACCCGAACACTCTTCGTATACTAACGTTTATGGCTGCGCAGGGGATCAGATAGGGCATAATACTTTAGCCATACGCAGGGCTGATCTTTCTGGGTGGACAACCTGGCACTTTTTTTCCAAAAATGCCCTACAGAAGAAACGCAGTTCCGTTTCACATCAGGAAAACACCCCGGGCCACACCTATATTTCAACACATTAATGCCTTTTTTAGGGGGGTAGATTTTTCATACCTTCTATAAAAGGGaaaaaggtgttgcccatagcaaccaatcctagCTATCGTGCTGTAGAATGTAGcagataaatggtagctagaatcttattggttgctatgggcaacacctcttttcctttttagaaggtttgataatatCTACCACGGTACCTCTTTCTAATACCTTCCAATTTCAGTCCGCCTCACACTTGTGCACATTGTATATTGTCAGGGCAAAGTAAAATTAGTGTTCTTTTGATCTGCTCTTCAATACGTGGACTTACATCTCCAGATAGCGGTTTAGCTGCAGGTTACGTATGTTGTTTTTACAGGTGCAAAATAGCAGCACTAGAATTAATGACCGATCAATTCTCTTTTACCGATAGTGCCGGGAGGTGCTGACTTAACACcctataccagtgatggctaacctgtgacactccaggtgttgcaaaactacaagccccagcatgctttgccagctatctaCTGGCAGAGCATGGAGTGACACCTGTCACCtgacacctggagtgtcacaggttagccatcaccgCCCTATACCATAGGTAATCAACTTAAAGAGAGAGACAAAGGTGTATTATGTAGGTGCACACTCCGCTATGGGCAAATGTTAAAATTACACCCAGGTTTATTGATGCGCATTAAAATTCATAGCTCGTCGGCGAGGATCGTATATCGTATCTGACGTTTGCACGCATGATATTGGTATTCACATGCGTTTGCTTATCCgttagcctagtggttagcacttctgcctcacagaactggggtcatgagttcgattcccgaccatggccttatctgtgtggagtttgtatgttctccctgtgtttgcgtgggtttcctccgggtgctctggtttcctcccacactccaaaaacatactagtaggttaattggctgctatcaaaatttaccctagtctgtctccctctctgtctgtgtatgagtgtgtttctatattagggaatttagactgtaagctccaacggggcagggaccgatgtgagcgagttctctgtacagcgctgcggaattagtgacgctatataaataaatgatgatgatgattatgatgaatacaCGGAGGAATTTGATAAAAGTTTGTGCCAATGCCGACGACTCTACACGTATTGTCAGATATAAAATAGCAGGCGGAACGAGGACCTTTCTTATATGTAATTAAAAGAAGGAGAATTATCCTACATTTATCCTACATTTACTATCGTTATATTTTGGAAAGcggcttttttttttctgataaaCTATTTCTTTGACTTTTTGTTTGACGTTTTTAACTCTAGAAGAATAAGACGGGTATACTATGAATTTTAATGCCCATCAATAAACTTTACATCGTTTTAATATTTGGTCATAGGGAAGTGTGTACCTACGTAATACTCCCACTTTGTCTGTCTCTGTCGTTTGATAAACTGCAGATTAACAACAGGAAGAGCCAGTTCCAGTCTGAAACAAAGTATCCTCCAAATGCTTTAAATGCCTCTGTTGGAATTTGACTGCTATGTGTATATCACATCCAGGGGAGAGCTACCTTGGCCCGGGTCACTGTGCTGTCTGCATTTTTTGAGCCAAGTTTTGCCAaccccccccgtcccccccccctgtccccggactaaaatttgctATCCAGTCCCCTGATGATATAACTGCAAATGTTGTTATATATTCCAAACAAAATGTCATCTAATATTGGTATTGCAGTGCTTCTGTTGCCTACGGAAAAGGTAATCAATTATGCTGTGGCTTTAACCTAAATTTTTGAGATTGCAGACAAAAGAAAAAGTGAGTGCAGTCAGTCCCATGCTCGGCACAACGGACCAGCAACTTTGGTCACCGTAAACGCGCTTAGATTAAATGTCGTCGTCGTGCATTAGTTTACGATTAGTAACGGGAAGCAAATGGCCATAGTTAGTATCCAAACTGAGCGCACAAGTGTGATTTCATCAGTAATGTGTTCATGTTTCCTGAAACATGACCAGCCACCACGTAACACTGTAATCAATGCTATAAAATGTCTCGTCAATGCTATACCTCTTATTATCTGACATCTGTGCGGTCCAAACCGCCGGGTATCTACAGGAACCAGCGGTCAGGTTGTACTCGTGACATTTAACACTCTGAACTAGAGATGACACCCTTCATGTTCATATCCTGCGAACCCTCCCTCTCGTTCTCTTCCTTTGGCGTCCAAACTctccgtctattttatcctctccacctttgcGCTGCCGTCATTATCTGgacccaggtccagtttcccaaatccttgacaactttgcggccCGGCTCGCTTTTTTGCTATCATTTGATCTGCCTACTCTCTGGTACTAGGCATTTccacattcccattgataatcccaccgTCTCTTATggcactaaacttctttcacttacttcctcctttgatctctcccaatggacctcatctcccacccactgtgaagAACACTtcattgaccttgtcttctcccgctaccgctccatctctagtttctccaatttagccttcccactgtccgaccacaacctcctttctttCAGCCTCACCTGACCTAACGCCCTCCCCCTGCTCTCATATCCACACGTACACaacgaaacctaagtactcttaacccaatccacttctcattttcactcaAAAAACTGCTTTTtcctatgactgcattgtcctgtcctaatcaggctgcctctttctgcaacaaaacactcacttcagccctagacaacgCAGTTCCAGCTACTAAATATagtctccgacgatccaaaccACAACCGTGGCgcaccaaacagacccgctacctgcaacagtgctcctgcactgcagagcaccactgaaggaaatctcgttcctatcccgattcCCTCCGCTCTAAATACATCCTTTCattttacagcactgccctttcgattggcaaacaaacattcttcaaatctctaatatgcacccagtcttctaacagacgtcacctctttgccaccttcaactcacttctctgctcacctgcacctccctccccttcctccctcacagcccgtGATTTTGCCACTTACTTCAAAAGGAAAAATCGACACCATTCCACAAGATATTTCctaatgccaaattccactcattctacccacctttacctacactcccccaTCCACccataattcattctctccagtaaccgaagacaaagtctctgcactcatcttatcatctcatcCTACAACCTGTCCCATCGACCCTATTCCTTCCCAACTACTCTAATCCCTCTCCTCCTCCGCATGTCCACcgttagctcacctcttcaacctgtctctctccacggGTACATTTCATCCTCCTTTAaacctgtgctcatttcaccaattctaaagaaaccatctctcgatccagcctctaatctccaactaccgccctatttctctcctcccctttgcctccaaactacttgagagattagcgtacaaacgcctgtctcgttttctctcctctcaaTCCATTTTCGACTCCATGCAGTCAGGCTTCCGGCCCCAACGTTCCACTGAAACCGCTCTAACAAAAGCGATCAATGATCtatttactgcaaagtctaagagtCATTTCTCcgtactcattctcctggacctctctgctgcttttgacaccgtcggtcaccctcttctcctacacacccttcactccattggtctttgtgacacagttctttcctggtttgcttcctacctattgaaccgtGCCTTTAGTATTTCCACGTCTGGcgcatcctcccctccactcccactatccgttcttggccctttactttttctattgtacacctcttctctcggAGCAATAATTTGCTcgttcggcctccagtaccacctctatgcttagGAAACCCAAATctttatctcttcccctgacctctctccttctgtgctATCTCACGCGaccgactgtctttctgctatctccgcATGGACGTCCCAACGCTACCTGAAGCTCAACACGTCCAAAACAGAGGTTtttatctttcctcctgccagagtcaccacttgCCCTCAAATTTACCTCACGGTCTCCAACACATCAATTTCTTCGgtttcccaagcccgctgcctcggtgtcacatttgactccaccctctgctttattcctcacatcccgATTCTCTCCCGGTCCCGTCTACTCCACTTTAATAacatacgcccttttcttactcggAATGCTAcccaaactcttatccattctctcatcgtcTCCTGTCTTGACCATTCTTCATAATCATTTATTGTAAACTCCTGCTATCTGGAATTCCCGACACccg
Above is a genomic segment from Mixophyes fleayi isolate aMixFle1 chromosome 11, aMixFle1.hap1, whole genome shotgun sequence containing:
- the LOC142107023 gene encoding tumor protein p73-like: MEDLGALKIPEHYKAVIWRGIQELNKSHDYGAQQLIRSSSNASTISIGSSGELQRQRVMEAVHFRVRHTITIPNRSGADDWADFGFDLPDCKSRKQSIKEEFAESDIN